One window of the Haemorhous mexicanus isolate bHaeMex1 chromosome 15, bHaeMex1.pri, whole genome shotgun sequence genome contains the following:
- the DRD1 gene encoding D(1A) dopamine receptor, producing the protein MTWNDTTMDGEGLLVERDSSSFRILTGCFLSLLILSTLLGNTLVCAAVIRFRHLRSKVTNFFVISLAVSDLLVAVLVMPWKAVAEIAGFWPFGSFCNIWVAFDIMCSTASILNLCVISVDRYWAISSPFRYERKMTPKAAFIMISVAWTLSVLISFIPVQLNWHKAATTSFLDFNASLEGVTMDNCDSSLNRMYAISSSLISFYIPVAIMIVTYTRIYRIAQKQIRRISALERAAVHAKNCQNPGGNRSSMDCQQPESNFKMSFKRETKVLKTLSVIMGVFVCCWLPFFVLNCMIPFCEPTQPSKGAEAFCINSTTFDVFIWFGWANSSLNPIIYAFNADFRKAFSTLLGCYRLCPLSGHAIETVSINNNGAVVFSSQHEPKGSSPKESNLVYLIPHSIICPEEEPLKKEDEEGELSKTLEKMSPALSGILDYEADVSLEKINPITQNGQHKT; encoded by the coding sequence ATGACTTGGAACGACACCACTATGGACGGGGAAGGGTTGCTGGTGGAAAGGGACTCCTCTTCCTTTCGGATCCTCACGGGCTGCTTCCTCTCGCTCCTGATCCTCTCCACGCTGCTGGGAAACACTCTGGTCTGCGCAGCTGTCATTCGCTTTCGCCACCTCAGGTCCAAGGTCACCAACTTCTTTGTCATCTCCTTGGCCGTGTCAGATCTCTTAGTGGCAGTTTTGGTCATGCCTTGGAAAGCTGTGGCTGAGATCGCTGGTTTCTGGCCTTTTGGTTCATTTTGCAACATCTGGGTGGCCTTTGATATTATGTGCTCAACAGCCTCCATCTTAAACCTCTGTGTCATTAGTGTGGACAGATACTGGGCCATCTCCAGCCCGTTTAGGTATGAGAGGAAAATGACCCCCAAGGCAGCCTTCATCATGATCAGCGTGGCATGGACTTTGTCCGTGCTGATCTCCTTCATCCCGGTGCAGCTGAACTGGCACAAGGCTGCAACCACGAGCTTTTTGGACTTCAATGCCAGCTTAGAAGGTGTAACCATGGACAACTGTGATTCTAGCCTAAACAGGATGTATGCCATCTCCTCTTCTCTAATTAGCTTCTACATCCCCGTGGCCATCATGATAGTCACCTACACCAGGATATACCGGATTGCTCAGAAGCAAATCCGGCGCATCTCGGctctggagagagcagcagtgcatGCCAAGAACTGCCAGAACCCAGGTGGCAACAGGAGCAGCATGGActgccagcagccagagagCAACTTCAAAATGTCCTTCAAGAGGGAAACAAAGGTGTTAAAGACCCTCTCGGTGATCATGGGGGTGTTTGTGTGCTGCTGGTTGCCATTTTTTGTGTTGAACTGCATGATTCCCTTCTGCGAGCCCACCCAGCCATCCAAGGGAGCAGAGGCTTTCTGCATTAATTCCACCACCTTTGATGTTTTTATATGGTTTGGATGGGCCAATTCTTCCCTCAACCCCATCATTTATGCCTTCAACGCTGATTTCCGCAAGGCATTCTCCACCTTGCTGGGCTGCTACAGGCTCTGCCCCCTGTCTGGCCATGCCATCGAGACCGTCAGCATTAACAACAATGGGGCCGTGGTTTTTTCCAGCCAGCACGAGCCCAAAGGGTCCAGCCCCAAAGAGTCTAATCTGGTTTATCTGATTCCACACTCCATTATCTGCCCGGAAGAAGAACCTCTAAAAAAGGAAGACGAGGAGGGTGAACTGTCAAAGACCTTGGAGAAAATGTCTCCAGCACTGTCGGGTATCTTGGATTATGAAGCTGATGTTTCTTTGGAAAAGATCAATCCCATTACACAGAATGGGCAGCATAAAACCTGA